A portion of the Bacteroides faecium genome contains these proteins:
- a CDS encoding catalase encodes MEKKKLTAANGRPIADNQNSQTAGQRGPVMLQDPWLIEKLAHFDREVIPERRMHAKGSGAYGTFTVTHDITKYTRAAIFSEVGKKTECFVRFSTVAGERGAADAERDIRGFAMKFYTEEGNWDLVGNNTPVFFLRDPLKFPDLNHAIKRDPKTNMRSPNSNWDFWTLLPEALHQVTITMSPRGIPYSYRHMHGFGSHTYSFINADNQRIWVKFHLRTLQGIKNLTDQEAEAIVAKDRESHQRDLFESIEKGDYPKWLFQIQLMTEEEADNYRINPFDLTKVWSHKDFPLQDVGILELNRNPENYFAEVEQAAFNPMNFVDGIGLSPDKMLQGRLFSYGDAQRYRLGVNAEQIPVNKPRCPFHAYHRDGAMRVDGNYGDAKGYEPNSYGEWQDSPNMKEPPLKVTGEVYNYNEREYDDDYYSQPGDLFRLMPAEEQQLLFENTARAMGDSELFIKQRHVRNCYKADPAYGTGVAKALGIDLQEALKE; translated from the coding sequence ATGGAAAAGAAAAAACTTACTGCTGCGAACGGGCGCCCCATCGCCGACAATCAGAATTCGCAAACTGCAGGTCAACGTGGACCTGTAATGTTACAAGATCCTTGGCTTATTGAAAAGCTTGCCCATTTTGATCGTGAAGTGATCCCCGAAAGACGTATGCACGCCAAAGGGTCGGGTGCGTACGGTACTTTTACAGTTACTCATGACATCACAAAGTACACCCGTGCAGCCATTTTTAGTGAAGTCGGAAAGAAAACAGAATGTTTTGTCCGCTTCTCCACCGTAGCCGGAGAACGCGGAGCTGCTGACGCCGAACGCGACATCCGTGGTTTTGCCATGAAATTCTACACAGAAGAAGGCAACTGGGATTTGGTTGGTAATAACACTCCTGTATTTTTCTTACGTGACCCACTCAAATTTCCGGATTTGAATCATGCTATCAAACGGGATCCTAAAACGAATATGCGTAGCCCGAATAGTAACTGGGATTTCTGGACACTTCTGCCGGAAGCATTACATCAGGTCACTATCACCATGAGTCCTCGCGGCATTCCTTATTCATACCGTCATATGCACGGATTCGGAAGTCATACTTATAGTTTTATCAATGCGGATAACCAACGGATTTGGGTTAAGTTCCATCTACGCACCTTGCAGGGTATCAAGAACCTGACCGACCAGGAAGCGGAAGCCATTGTTGCCAAAGACCGTGAATCCCATCAACGCGACCTTTTCGAGAGTATCGAAAAAGGTGATTATCCGAAATGGTTGTTCCAAATTCAGTTGATGACGGAAGAGGAAGCAGATAATTATCGCATCAATCCGTTCGACCTCACCAAAGTATGGTCGCATAAAGATTTTCCTTTGCAGGATGTCGGCATACTGGAACTGAACCGTAACCCGGAAAACTACTTCGCCGAAGTGGAACAGGCTGCTTTCAATCCTATGAATTTTGTAGATGGTATCGGTCTTTCTCCTGACAAAATGTTACAGGGACGTTTGTTCTCTTATGGTGATGCACAACGTTACCGTCTTGGAGTGAACGCGGAACAAATTCCGGTAAACAAACCTCGTTGCCCTTTCCATGCTTATCATCGTGACGGAGCTATGCGCGTAGACGGAAACTACGGCGATGCAAAAGGGTATGAACCAAACAGCTACGGAGAATGGCAGGATTCCCCGAATATGAAAGAACCACCTCTCAAAGTTACCGGTGAAGTTTACAATTATAACGAACGGGAATACGATGATGACTATTATAGCCAGCCGGGTGACTTGTTCCGACTGATGCCGGCAGAAGAACAACAATTGTTGTTCGAGAATACAGCCCGCGCTATGGGAGATTCCGAACTGTTCATCAAGCAACGCCACGTACGCAATTGCTATAAGGCTGATCCTGCCTACGGAACGGGAGTTGCCAAAGCACTGGGTATTGACTTGCAAGAGGCTTTGAAAGAATAA
- a CDS encoding NADP-specific glutamate dehydrogenase yields MNAAKVLDDLKRRFPNEPEYHQAVEEVLSTIEEEYNKHPEFDKVNLIERLCIPDRVYQFRVTWMDDKGNIQTNMGYRVQHNNAIGPYKGGIRFHASVNLSILKFLAFEQTFKNSLTTLPMGGGKGGSDFSPRGKSNMEVMRFVQSFMLELWRHIGPETDVPAGDIGVGGREVGFMFGMYKKLAHEFTGTFTGKGREFGGSLIRPEATGYGNIYFLMEMLKKQGTDLKGKSCLISGSGNVAQYTAEKVLELGGKVLTMSDSDGYIFDPEGIDREKLDYIMELKNLYRGRIREYADKYGCKYVEGARPWSEKADIALPSATQNELNGDDAKKLVANGVMAVSEGANMPSTPEAIKVFQDAKILYAPGKAANAGGVSVSGLEMTQNSIKLSWSSEEVDEKLKSIMKNIHEACVQYGTEADGYVNYVKGANVAGFMKVAKAMMAQGIV; encoded by the coding sequence ATGAATGCAGCAAAGGTATTAGACGATCTGAAAAGAAGATTTCCCAATGAACCGGAGTATCATCAAGCAGTAGAAGAAGTTCTTTCTACTATTGAAGAAGAATACAACAAACACCCGGAGTTCGACAAAGTGAACTTGATCGAGCGTTTGTGTATTCCTGATAGAGTTTATCAGTTCCGCGTGACTTGGATGGATGACAAAGGTAACATTCAGACGAACATGGGTTACCGTGTTCAGCATAACAACGCGATTGGCCCATACAAAGGCGGTATCCGTTTCCATGCATCTGTGAACCTTTCTATCTTGAAGTTCCTTGCCTTTGAACAAACATTCAAAAACTCACTGACTACTCTGCCGATGGGTGGTGGCAAAGGTGGTTCTGACTTCTCTCCCCGTGGAAAGTCAAATATGGAAGTAATGCGTTTCGTACAGTCTTTCATGCTGGAACTGTGGCGCCACATCGGCCCTGAAACAGACGTTCCTGCAGGTGACATCGGTGTTGGCGGTCGTGAAGTAGGTTTCATGTTCGGTATGTACAAGAAACTGGCTCACGAATTCACCGGAACATTCACTGGTAAAGGCCGCGAATTCGGTGGTTCACTGATTCGTCCGGAAGCTACCGGTTACGGTAACATCTATTTCTTGATGGAAATGCTGAAAAAACAAGGTACTGACTTGAAAGGCAAATCCTGCCTGATTTCCGGTTCGGGTAACGTTGCTCAATATACAGCAGAAAAAGTACTCGAATTGGGTGGCAAGGTGCTGACTATGTCTGACTCTGACGGTTACATCTTCGATCCGGAAGGTATCGACCGCGAAAAACTGGATTACATCATGGAACTGAAGAACCTGTACCGTGGCCGTATCCGTGAATACGCAGATAAATATGGTTGCAAATATGTAGAAGGAGCTCGTCCTTGGAGCGAAAAAGCAGATATTGCCCTGCCTTCTGCCACTCAGAACGAATTGAACGGCGACGACGCTAAGAAATTGGTTGCTAACGGTGTAATGGCGGTATCTGAAGGTGCAAACATGCCTTCTACTCCGGAAGCTATCAAAGTATTCCAAGATGCCAAGATTCTTTACGCTCCGGGTAAAGCAGCCAACGCTGGTGGTGTATCAGTATCAGGTCTTGAAATGACTCAAAACTCTATCAAGTTGAGCTGGAGTTCTGAAGAAGTGGACGAAAAACTGAAGAGCATCATGAAGAATATCCACGAAGCTTGTGTTCAGTATGGTACTGAAGCTGACGGATATGTGAACTATGTGAAAGGTGCTAACGTAGCCGGATTCATGAAGGTTGCCAAAGCAATGATGGCACAAGGTATCGTATAA
- a CDS encoding TolC family protein, whose product MSKKRWLIVPLCAVLCSQGLFAQTLNRKVLGINEMFRLADENSQSIQTYKTGKEAADEALKAAKSQRLPDIDASLSFSYLGDGYLWDRDFKNGQNIPMPHFGNNFALEAQQVIYAGGAINSSISLAELGQQMAALDWQKNRQEIRFLLTGYYLDLYKLNNQVQVLQKNLDLTEQVIRNMEARRTQGTALKNDITRYELQKETLKLQLAKVQDACKIMNHQLVTTLHLPAGTEIIPDSTLLDEEVKALAENDWQLLASQSNVGLQQAQLAMKMSEQKVKLERSELLPKIALVAGEHLDGPITIEVPVLDNNFNYWYVGVGIKYNLSSLFKNNKKVRQAKLNMRKAQEEYSLAQEQIENGVQANYVNFLTSFTDLRTQEKSVELANQNYDVTSNRYKNDLALLTDMLDASNMKLSADLGLVNARINVVYSFYKMKYITHTL is encoded by the coding sequence ATGAGCAAAAAAAGGTGGCTCATAGTACCGCTATGCGCAGTACTATGCAGTCAGGGTCTATTTGCCCAAACGCTTAACAGGAAAGTTTTGGGCATTAACGAGATGTTCCGTCTGGCAGACGAGAACAGTCAGAGTATTCAAACGTATAAAACCGGAAAGGAAGCTGCTGACGAGGCTTTGAAAGCCGCCAAGTCACAACGTTTGCCGGACATAGACGCGTCGCTCTCTTTCAGTTATTTGGGTGACGGGTATCTATGGGACCGTGACTTCAAGAACGGACAGAACATTCCGATGCCTCATTTTGGTAATAACTTTGCGTTGGAAGCACAGCAGGTCATTTATGCGGGCGGTGCTATCAATAGTAGTATTTCTTTGGCAGAACTCGGTCAGCAAATGGCTGCGCTGGACTGGCAGAAAAACCGGCAGGAAATACGTTTTCTTCTGACTGGTTATTACCTGGATTTATACAAGTTGAATAATCAGGTACAAGTATTGCAGAAGAACCTTGATTTAACTGAACAGGTGATTCGCAACATGGAAGCCCGACGCACACAAGGGACGGCTTTGAAAAATGACATCACCCGTTATGAATTGCAAAAAGAAACGTTGAAACTTCAATTAGCCAAAGTGCAGGATGCGTGTAAAATAATGAATCACCAATTGGTGACTACCCTGCATCTTCCTGCCGGAACGGAAATTATTCCTGATTCTACCTTACTGGATGAAGAGGTCAAAGCACTGGCAGAAAATGACTGGCAACTATTGGCTTCACAGAGCAATGTCGGTTTGCAGCAAGCGCAACTGGCTATGAAGATGAGCGAACAGAAAGTCAAACTGGAACGTTCGGAACTTCTTCCGAAAATAGCTCTTGTAGCCGGTGAGCATCTGGACGGCCCTATCACTATTGAAGTCCCCGTATTGGATAATAACTTCAATTATTGGTATGTAGGAGTAGGAATCAAATACAATCTTTCATCGCTGTTCAAGAACAATAAGAAAGTACGCCAGGCAAAACTGAATATGCGTAAGGCACAGGAAGAATATTCATTAGCGCAAGAACAAATAGAGAATGGTGTTCAGGCTAATTATGTCAATTTCCTGACCTCTTTTACAGACCTTCGTACGCAAGAGAAAAGCGTAGAGCTTGCCAATCAGAATTACGATGTAACCAGCAATCGTTATAAGAATGACCTTGCGTTGCTTACAGATATGCTTGATGCCAGCAATATGAAATTAAGCGCAGACCTCGGTCTGGTCAACGCACGTATCAACGTGGTTTACAGTTTCTATAAAATGAAATATATCACACATACCCTTTAA
- a CDS encoding BT_3987 domain-containing protein — MKRILTNHFLLICMLSLVCFCACNDDEVYDIEGNEGFVYFNELKGFPRLMDEQSVVRTFADMTGKVEAKFPVKSTMPANKTTKVRLDVNNDFVDVYNEQNNKDYLALDKKFLKIENQELTIPQGEVKSTDSLRIYIPEDNVEEIESGLYLIPIEIKETEGLPRTITSERNIYYLIANVQFQNIEFSSEWEMNGTLAKDKSQWSVRYESQNEVSGLENLIDGKTSTRITVPWKTGDYLELDLGESHSLVGLRMATWNAQYTWKNIRIFISEDGEQWENHGQATTSNSPGIYAVIKFMWPVTARYIRFVPATAPYNNNIYLSELDIYE, encoded by the coding sequence ATGAAACGAATATTGACTAATCATTTTTTATTGATATGTATGTTGTCATTGGTGTGCTTCTGTGCCTGCAATGATGATGAAGTCTATGATATAGAGGGCAACGAAGGATTTGTTTATTTTAATGAGCTTAAAGGCTTTCCCAGACTCATGGATGAGCAATCGGTTGTAAGGACTTTTGCGGACATGACAGGAAAGGTTGAGGCAAAGTTCCCTGTAAAGAGCACGATGCCGGCAAACAAAACAACCAAAGTGAGACTTGACGTAAACAATGATTTTGTAGATGTTTATAACGAACAAAACAATAAAGATTATTTGGCATTGGATAAAAAATTCCTGAAGATTGAAAATCAGGAGTTGACTATACCACAGGGAGAAGTTAAATCTACTGATTCATTACGAATCTATATTCCCGAGGATAATGTGGAAGAGATAGAAAGTGGCCTGTACCTGATTCCGATAGAGATAAAGGAGACGGAAGGTTTGCCTCGGACGATTACTTCAGAACGAAACATTTACTATTTAATCGCCAATGTGCAGTTCCAAAATATCGAATTCTCATCAGAATGGGAGATGAATGGAACTCTGGCAAAGGATAAATCCCAATGGAGCGTTCGTTATGAAAGTCAAAATGAGGTCTCTGGCTTGGAAAACCTAATAGATGGCAAGACTTCGACTCGTATAACGGTGCCTTGGAAAACCGGAGATTATTTGGAATTGGATTTAGGAGAATCGCACTCTCTTGTAGGACTTCGGATGGCTACCTGGAATGCACAATATACTTGGAAAAATATAAGGATATTTATTAGTGAAGATGGCGAACAATGGGAAAATCATGGACAAGCAACCACTAGTAATTCTCCTGGCATATATGCAGTTATTAAGTTCATGTGGCCTGTGACAGCTCGTTATATAAGATTTGTTCCGGCAACAGCACCTTATAATAATAACATTTACTTGTCAGAACTTGACATTTACGAATAA
- a CDS encoding HlyD family secretion protein, which translates to MIARKTQKIIYNILILCFLIGGATYVCSRFIHLGNIEYTDNAQVKQHITPINTRVPGFIKKICFEEYQQVRKGDTLVIIEDAEFRLRVAQAEADLANATAGRQATTIGIATTQNNLSVSDASIEEVRVQMENARRELNRFEKLLQEDAVTKQQYDNVHTAYEAAKARYEQVSRAKQSTSLVKSEQTHRLGQNEAGVRLAEAALELARLNLSYTVIIAPCDGTTGRKKILEGQLVQPGQTMVDIVDSSDLWVIANYRETQLSNIREGADVEMTADAVPGVTFRGIVESISDATGAAFSMIPQDNATGNFVKVEQRIPVRISLKVNKPEDLKRLRAGFNVECEVKY; encoded by the coding sequence ATGATAGCTAGAAAAACTCAGAAGATTATATACAACATTCTGATTCTTTGTTTTCTCATTGGTGGTGCCACCTATGTTTGTTCCCGGTTCATTCATTTGGGAAATATCGAATATACCGACAATGCGCAGGTGAAACAACATATTACTCCAATCAACACCCGCGTACCGGGATTTATCAAGAAAATATGTTTTGAAGAATATCAGCAAGTACGCAAAGGCGACACGCTCGTTATTATTGAAGACGCTGAATTCCGCCTTCGTGTAGCACAAGCGGAAGCGGATTTGGCAAATGCCACTGCGGGACGGCAGGCTACTACCATAGGTATTGCCACTACTCAAAACAACCTGAGCGTAAGTGATGCAAGCATTGAAGAAGTACGTGTACAAATGGAAAATGCCAGACGTGAATTGAACCGTTTTGAAAAGCTATTGCAGGAAGATGCAGTAACAAAGCAGCAATATGATAATGTGCACACAGCTTATGAAGCAGCCAAAGCCCGTTACGAACAGGTATCGCGTGCCAAACAATCCACATCCTTAGTAAAAAGCGAACAGACACATCGCCTGGGACAGAACGAAGCAGGTGTCCGCCTGGCAGAAGCTGCGTTGGAACTTGCCCGGCTGAATCTTTCCTATACGGTCATTATCGCTCCGTGTGACGGCACTACGGGAAGAAAAAAAATTTTGGAAGGTCAGTTGGTTCAACCGGGACAAACCATGGTTGACATTGTGGACAGCAGTGATTTGTGGGTAATAGCCAATTACCGTGAAACCCAGCTTTCAAACATCAGGGAAGGTGCAGACGTGGAAATGACAGCGGATGCAGTGCCCGGTGTTACTTTCAGAGGGATTGTAGAGTCTATCTCCGATGCTACGGGGGCGGCTTTTTCAATGATTCCGCAAGATAATGCAACCGGAAATTTTGTAAAAGTGGAACAGCGTATTCCCGTCCGTATCAGTCTGAAAGTAAACAAGCCGGAAGATTTAAAACGCTTGCGTGCCGGATTCAATGTAGAATGTGAGGTGAAATATTAA
- a CDS encoding leucine-rich repeat domain-containing protein: MTVLCAVFFSCEDDESISYSFTVFPGYGGVSAVADKENAIEGEIVTVTATPNVGFLFKEWAVRSGDAVIADVTANPATFVMPAGEVVIVATFMIKDDITDKMTDPAFKSYCQHRMNQSQEINGHTYDKWDTNGDGMLSEAEAAVIEAIDVTGGFEGVKVKNIETMEFFTALKVLRVGENELAELDLSNGGKLTHLDCSGNALSNLNLSICKELVELYCNNNHLTELSAGTMNFADGYILHCGNQTTPDGALQTLTLKLDEGQEEEWNTTLKDLEENSGAELKPSLIENVDALLNFVRVEGDKGWNYTGITFYAKDDNEQLYLELSTKDFVAGEYDKTVIDLEYTYLWFEGKWWEDGEKTFIPSAKLNVQYDEGSKIYKIEGILELSDGRIVGFTYEGKINFS, translated from the coding sequence ATGACAGTACTTTGTGCTGTGTTTTTCTCGTGCGAGGATGATGAGAGTATCAGTTATTCTTTCACTGTATTCCCCGGTTATGGCGGTGTCTCGGCAGTAGCCGACAAAGAGAATGCCATAGAAGGCGAAATAGTGACAGTTACGGCAACTCCTAATGTGGGCTTTTTATTTAAAGAGTGGGCTGTCAGGTCAGGCGATGCGGTTATTGCAGATGTCACAGCCAATCCGGCTACGTTTGTGATGCCCGCCGGAGAAGTGGTAATTGTTGCTACTTTTATGATTAAAGATGATATTACCGACAAGATGACTGATCCGGCATTTAAGTCATACTGCCAGCACAGGATGAATCAGTCGCAGGAAATCAATGGGCACACGTACGATAAATGGGATACAAATGGTGATGGCATGTTATCGGAAGCAGAGGCTGCAGTGATTGAAGCAATCGATGTTACCGGAGGTTTTGAAGGCGTAAAGGTGAAGAACATTGAAACGATGGAATTCTTTACGGCATTGAAAGTTCTCCGTGTCGGTGAAAACGAACTGGCGGAGCTTGATTTGAGTAATGGCGGGAAATTGACTCACCTTGATTGTTCCGGAAATGCTTTATCGAATTTGAATCTGTCTATATGTAAAGAATTGGTAGAGTTATATTGCAATAACAATCATTTGACAGAGTTATCGGCAGGAACAATGAACTTTGCTGACGGGTATATACTCCATTGTGGTAATCAGACTACGCCTGATGGTGCTTTACAAACACTTACTCTGAAATTAGATGAAGGCCAAGAAGAAGAATGGAATACGACATTGAAAGATCTTGAAGAGAATAGCGGTGCAGAACTTAAGCCTTCTCTTATAGAGAATGTGGATGCTCTTCTTAATTTTGTTCGTGTAGAGGGTGATAAAGGTTGGAACTATACGGGTATAACTTTTTATGCTAAAGACGACAATGAGCAATTATATCTTGAACTTTCAACAAAAGACTTCGTTGCTGGAGAATATGACAAAACCGTAATAGACCTTGAGTATACATATTTGTGGTTTGAAGGTAAATGGTGGGAAGATGGAGAAAAAACATTTATTCCATCTGCCAAATTGAATGTTCAATATGATGAAGGTAGTAAGATATATAAGATAGAAGGTATTTTGGAACTGAGTGATGGTCGTATAGTTGGATTTACATACGAGGGAAAAATCAATTTCAGTTAA
- a CDS encoding NADP-dependent malic enzyme, whose translation MAKITKEAALLYHSQGKPGKIEVVPTKPYSTQTDLALAYSPGVAEPCLEIEKNPQDAYKYTAKGNLVAVISNGTAVLGLGDIGALSGKPVMEGKGLLFKIYAGIDVFDIEVDEKDPEKFIAAVKAIAPTFGGINLEDIKAPECFEIERRLKEELDIPVMHDDQHGTAIISSAGLVNALEVAGKKIEDVKIVVNGAGASAVSCTKLYVSLGARLENIVMLDSKGVISKARTDLNEQKRYFATDRTDVRTLEEAIKGADVFLGLSKGNVLSQDMVRSMASMPIVFALANPTPEISYEAAMAARPDVLMATGRSDYPNQINNVIGFPYIFRGALDTHAKAINEEMKLAAVHAIANLAKQPVPDVVNAAYQVNNLSFGPEYFIPKPVDPRLITEVSCAVAKAAMESGVARTEIKNWDAYCVHLRELMGYESKLTRQLYDTARRNPQRVVFAEGIHPNMLKAAVEAKAEGICHPILLGNDEAIGKLAEELDLSLEGIEIVNLRHPDESDRRERYSRILSEKRAREGFTYEEANDKMFERNYFGMMMVETGDADAFITGLYTRYSNTIKVAKEVIGIQPGFKHFGTMHILNSKKGTYFLADTLINRHPDTETLIDIAKLSDKTVRFFNHTPAMAMLSYSNFGADTTGSPVKVHEAVDYMQKEYPELAIDGEMQVNFAMNRELRDTKYPFTRLKGKDVNTLIFPNLSSANAGYKLLQAMDPDTEFIGPIQMGLNKPIHFTDFESSVRDIVNITAVAVIDAIVVKKKKEGK comes from the coding sequence ATGGCTAAAATAACCAAAGAAGCCGCTTTGCTCTATCACTCACAGGGCAAACCAGGTAAGATTGAGGTAGTTCCTACCAAACCGTATAGTACACAAACAGATTTAGCACTCGCATATTCTCCCGGCGTGGCAGAACCATGTCTCGAAATAGAGAAAAATCCGCAAGATGCATACAAATATACTGCAAAAGGTAATCTTGTTGCTGTTATTTCTAACGGTACAGCCGTACTCGGACTGGGCGACATAGGCGCATTGAGCGGCAAACCGGTAATGGAAGGTAAAGGTTTGCTTTTCAAAATCTATGCAGGTATCGACGTTTTCGATATTGAAGTCGACGAGAAAGACCCGGAAAAATTCATCGCAGCAGTAAAAGCGATTGCTCCTACTTTCGGTGGCATCAACCTTGAAGACATCAAAGCACCCGAATGTTTCGAAATCGAACGCCGCCTGAAAGAAGAGCTAGACATCCCGGTGATGCATGACGACCAACACGGAACAGCCATTATCTCCAGTGCCGGACTGGTAAACGCGCTCGAAGTGGCCGGAAAGAAAATCGAAGATGTAAAAATCGTTGTTAACGGTGCAGGCGCTTCTGCTGTTTCCTGTACTAAATTGTATGTTTCACTAGGCGCACGCCTTGAAAATATCGTCATGCTGGATAGCAAAGGCGTAATCAGCAAGGCACGTACCGACCTGAACGAACAGAAAAGATATTTTGCAACCGACCGTACAGATGTCCGTACACTGGAAGAAGCTATCAAAGGCGCGGATGTATTCCTCGGTCTGTCCAAAGGAAATGTATTGAGTCAGGATATGGTACGCAGCATGGCTTCCATGCCTATCGTATTCGCGTTGGCCAATCCGACACCGGAAATCTCTTATGAAGCTGCCATGGCAGCTCGTCCCGATGTATTGATGGCAACCGGACGTTCCGACTATCCGAACCAGATCAATAATGTAATCGGATTCCCATATATCTTCCGTGGTGCCTTGGACACTCACGCCAAAGCGATCAATGAAGAAATGAAGCTGGCAGCCGTACACGCTATCGCCAACCTGGCAAAACAGCCTGTACCCGATGTTGTAAATGCAGCTTATCAAGTCAACAATCTTTCTTTCGGACCCGAATATTTCATTCCGAAACCAGTAGATCCCCGCCTTATCACAGAAGTTTCCTGTGCCGTAGCAAAAGCTGCCATGGAAAGCGGAGTAGCCCGCACGGAAATCAAAAACTGGGATGCTTACTGTGTACACCTGCGCGAATTAATGGGATATGAGTCCAAACTGACCCGCCAATTGTATGACACTGCCCGTCGCAATCCGCAACGTGTAGTATTTGCCGAAGGTATCCACCCGAATATGCTGAAAGCAGCCGTTGAAGCGAAAGCCGAAGGTATCTGCCATCCTATCTTATTAGGAAACGACGAAGCAATCGGCAAACTGGCGGAAGAACTCGACCTCAGCCTCGAAGGTATCGAAATCGTCAATCTCCGCCACCCGGACGAATCCGACCGCCGCGAACGCTATTCACGTATCCTGTCGGAAAAACGTGCACGCGAAGGCTTCACTTACGAGGAAGCCAACGACAAGATGTTCGAACGCAACTACTTCGGTATGATGATGGTAGAAACCGGAGATGCCGACGCATTCATTACCGGACTTTATACAAGATATAGCAATACAATCAAAGTTGCCAAAGAAGTGATCGGTATCCAACCGGGCTTCAAGCACTTCGGCACAATGCATATCCTGAATTCCAAGAAAGGTACTTACTTCCTGGCAGATACACTGATTAACCGCCACCCGGACACTGAAACGTTGATTGACATCGCCAAACTGTCCGACAAGACAGTCCGCTTCTTCAATCATACTCCGGCAATGGCTATGCTATCTTACTCAAACTTCGGCGCCGATACTACCGGAAGCCCGGTAAAAGTACACGAAGCCGTAGACTATATGCAGAAAGAGTATCCTGAACTGGCTATCGACGGTGAAATGCAGGTAAACTTTGCCATGAACCGCGAATTGCGTGATACAAAATATCCGTTTACCCGTCTGAAAGGCAAAGATGTGAATACACTGATTTTCCCGAACCTGAGTTCGGCAAATGCGGGTTACAAATTGCTGCAGGCAATGGATCCGGATACGGAATTCATCGGCCCTATCCAAATGGGATTGAACAAGCCTATCCATTTCACCGATTTTGAAAGCTCTGTCCGCGACATCGTTAATATCACGGCCGTAGCCGTGATTGACGCCATCGTTGTGAAGAAGAAAAAAGAAGGTAAATGA